The Thermosynechococcus sp. CL-1 genomic interval TCGTCCGCAGGCGATCGCCTAGTTCCGCAAAAACCCGCTCAAACCCGGCAGGGTCGGTGTTGTCCAAAAAGTGAATGTTCAGGGGGGGATTCACAGGGGCAAGGGCAGCCGCCACAAACTGCGGACCCAGGGCAGACCCCCCAATGCCAACAGAGAGAATATCCGTAAAACGACCCCCTTGGGGTGGGGCAATGGCGCCACTGTGGACTTGCTGGCTAAACTGCTTCACTTGGGCAATGGCATCGCGAATTTCGGCACGCAGTTCTGGAGTTGGTGCCAAATCGGCATCCCGCAGCCAGTAGTGCCCCACCATGCGGCCCTCATCGGGGTTGGCGATCGCCCCTGCTTCCAATTCCTTCATTTGCTGAAACGCGCGCTCAAAAGCTGGCTCTAGGCGACGTACCACTTCTGGGGTCAGCCCCATACGACTGACATCCACATAGAACTCCAACTCAGGGTGGTAGTACAACCAGTCTTGGTAATGCTGCCAAAGAGCCAAAGCATCCATAAGACAATATTTTCGCGCTACGATCTCAGCGTACCTCAACAACTGTCCCTTACTGGGAACATCAGCTTTCCCTTAATAAACACCCTAGGCAGATTGTGCCTTCAGAAAAGCAGCAAATTCCTCTAACGCTATCCGCAGGCGATCGGCCGCCACCTCAACAAAATCATTGTGATCGGCACCCTCGACCCAGAGGGAAAATTTTGGCTCACGGGCAATGGCAAAAAGGTATTGGCCATGACGAAAGGGCACGATGCTATCGGCAGTACCGTGGAGAATCAACAGCGGCACCTTGACTTGCGGCAGTTTATCTCGGTTGATAAAGCGATCAAAGGGAAACAACGGGAAAGGCACCACCACCCGAAAGATGGAAGTAAAGGTACTTTCTAAGACCAACCCCGCAATTGCAACCTGTGTTGCCAGTTCCGTCGCCACCCCACCGCCAAGGGAACGGCCATAGAGAATCACCCGCTCTGGGGGGACTCGCAGTTCCTCTGTGAGATAGGTATAGGCTGCCAAAGCATCTGCGTAGGCATGACGCTCACTAGGGCGACCCGAACTCAAGCCGTAGCCACGATAGTCGTAGGCGAGGACGGAAAACCCCCACTGCCGCAGCGTCTGTAGAAAGGGTTCCACCATGCCGAGGTCTTCCCCATTGCCGTGACTAAACAGCAGCGTAAAGTGAGCGTCTGGGTTGGCGACATACCGCACCGCAAGGCGATCGCCCTGCCCCACTGGAATCAGCCGGATCTCCTCAGAAAGGGAGTAGGTAGGACGGGGTGGATGGAAGATCAGGGCATCGGCGCCAAAGTAGAGATAGACCGCAATGATCAGATAAATCAGGAGTGCCGATCGCCCCAAGCGCAACCAACTCCACTCACCCAGTACCCAGTCTCGCAGCCAACTCATTTAGAGGGAGAGTTCAGGCTCGGTGCCACCAGTGTCCCTAAGGGTTGATCCACCTGCTGAGCCAGTGTCGGTACCACTTCCCGCGCTCGCGCAATCACCTGCCCCGTGGTGGCATCGTAAATTTGCGTCAATAGCTTGGGATAGAGGCCAATGCCAATAATTGGTACCAAAAGACAGGCAATGATAAACACCTCGCGGGGTTCAGCATCCACAAGGGCTTCATGCTCCACCAATTCCTTGTTTTCAGGGCCGTAGAAAATTTCCCGCAGCATCGACAGCAGGTAAATTGGTGTCAAGATCACCCCCACTGCGGCCAAAAAGACCACAATCACGCGGAAGGGCAAAGAATAGGCATCACTGGTGGCAAAGCCAATAAAGACCATGAGTTCAGCCACAAAGCCACTCATCCCCGGCAGAGCAAGGGAGGCCAAGGAGCAGGCCGTAAACATGGCAAAGATTTTCTTCATTTTCTGGCCAACACCGCCCATTTCCTCAAGGATCAGCGTGTGGGTACGGTCATAGGTGGCTCCCACCAAAAAGAAGAGACTCGCCCCAATCAAGCCGTGGGAGACCATTTGTAGCACCGCCCCACTCATGCCCAAATTGGTAAAGGAGGCAATCCCAATCAGCACAAAGCCCATGTGGGAAATCGAGGAGTAGGCAATTTTGCGCTTGAGATTGCGCTGCGCATAGGAAGTCAGCGCCGCATAGATGATGTTGACCACCCCCAAAATCACCAAAACGGGGGCAAACTTGGCATGGGCTGCCGGCAGCATATCGACATTCATGCGAATCAGGGCATAGCCACCCATCTTCAGGAGAATCCCCGCCAGCAGCATGTGCACCGGCGCTGTTGCTTCACCGTGGGCATCCGGCAACCACGTGTGCAGGGGGACAATCGGCAGCTTGACGCCGTAGGCCACCAAAAAGCCGGCATAAACTAGCAGTTGAAACCCAATGGCATAGTCCTTGGCCGCCAAGGTCTGCATATCAAAGCTAATCGTGTCGCCATAGAAGGCCATGGCCAAGCCCGCCACCAAAATAAAGAGGGAGCTACCAGCCGTGTAGAGAATGAACTTTGTTGCCGCGTATTGACGCTTGTGCCCCCCCCAAATTGCCAAGAGCAGGTACACCGGAATCAGCTCCAGTTCCCACGCAAGGAAAAAGACCAGCATATCCTGCACGGCAAAAACGGCAATCTGGCCACCATACATCGCCAGCATTAAGAAATAAAACAGTCGCGGCTTCAGGGTCACTGGCCAAGCCGCCAAAATCGCCAGCGTGGTAATAAAGCCCGTGAGTAAAATCAGCGGCATGGAGAGGCCATCTGCCCCCACTGACCAGCGCAGGCCAATTTCGGGAATCCAGTCATAGCTTTCCCACAGTTGCATGCCGGGGGTGTTCAGGTCATAGAAATTCGTGAAGGCATAGACAATCAAGGCAAAGTCAATCAACCCCACCGTCAGGGCATACCAGCGGATTGGGCGTCCTTTGCCTGTGGGATCTGGAATGAAGGGAATCGCCAAGGAAGCCACAATTGGGAACAGGATAATCGTTGTCAGCCAAGGAAACGTACTCATGGCAGTCGTGTTTACTCCTCCAGCAGTTGGGAAAGAACCATGACCGGGGTTAGGCTTGCACCGAGAAGATGACAAATCCCAACACCGCCAGCAGCACAATGAGGGCGTAGAATTGGGCACGGCCATTTTGGAAGTATTTCAGCCCTTCACCGGTGACCATCGTGACAAAGCCCGTGAGGTTGACCACGCCATCCACCACGTTGTAATCCACTTCCAAGACCTGACGCGCCAAGCGACGACAGCCTTTAATGAAGACCGCCTCATAGAGTTCATCGAAGTACCACTTATGCAGTGAGAACTGGTACAGCGGTTGAATGGCTTTGGCGATCGCCTGCGGACTGGGAGTGCCCTTGAGATACATCAGGGAGGCCAAGGTAATGCCAATCAGGCCAATGCCCACAGAGCTACCGCCAAGGATGAGAAACTCCGTCAAATCCACCGCGTGATCTGCCACCATCTCCTCACCGGGAGCATGGATAAAGGCCGCAAAGAGATTGTTGAAGGGGGTACCCACAAAACCAATCAACGTCGAGGGAATTGCTAGCACCACCAAGGGTAGGGTCATTGTCCAAGGGGATTCATGGGGTTCAGCAGTCTGCTGATCGTGGTGGGCATTGTGATCATAGTGTTCCTGTAACTCTGGGGGCACATTACGGAACTTGCCCTCAAAGGTCATGAAGTACATGCGGAACATGTAAAAGGCGGTTAAGCCCGCCGTGAGCCACGTCAGCAGCCACATTGCCGGGTTGGCATGAAAAACGGCGCCTAAAATTTCATCCTTTGACCAAAAGCCAGCAAAGGGCGGCACGCCAGAAATGGCCAAGCACCCCACTAGAAATGTTGCCCCTGTAATGGGCATATACTTGCGCAGCCCCCCCATGTAGCGCATATCTTGAGCCAAGTCTGGGTTGTGGCCAACCACCCCTTCCATGCCATGGATGACTGACCCCGATCCAAGAAAGAGCATCGCTTTGAAGTAGGCATGGGTCATCAGGTGAAAAAGGCCGGCACTGTAGGCACCCACGCCCATCCCCATGACCATGTAGCCCAGTTGGGAAATGGTTGAATAGGCCAAGCTCTTTTTGATGTCGTTTTGGGTGATGGCAATAGTTGCCCCCATAAATGCCGTAAAGGCCCCCGTCCAAGCAATGATGGTCATCACTTGGGGCAATTGCTCAAACACAGGGAACATCCGCGCAATCAGGAAGACTCCGGCTGCCACCATGGTTGCCGCGTGAATCAGAGCAGAAATGGGGGTCGGACCTTCCATCGCATCCGGCAGCCACACATGCAGGGGAAACTGGGCAGATTTGGCCACAGGGCCGAGAAAGACCAAGATGGCAAGAATGGCGGCAAGACTAGGGGAAAGTAGCCCGGTATTGACCAGTTCCGTCAGGCGATCGCCCATGCCACCAAAGTCAAAGCTACCCGTCGCCCAAAATAGCCCCACCATGCCCAACAAAAGGCCAAAATCACCGACACGGTTGGTAACAAATGCCTTCTGTGCTGCTTCCGCCGCGCTTTTGCGGTCATACCAGAAGCCAATCAGCAGGTAGGAGCACATCCCCACCAATTCCCAAAAGATATAGACCTGCACCAAGTTGGGACTGACGACCAACCCCAGCATCGAGGAGCCAAACAGGCTGAGATAGGCAAAAAAGCGAACATAGCCCGCATCATGAGCCATGTAGCCATCGCTGTAGAGCATGACTAAAAAGGCCACCGTTGTGACGATGACCAACATCAATGCCGCTAAGGGGTCAATCACGTATCCCATGGCAATGTGGAGATTGCCCGCCGCTGCCCATTCAATCATTTGCGTATAGGGGGCGTGGCCTTGAACTTGACTCCAGAAGAGGCTCAGAGAATGCACCATGGCGATCGCCATCAACGCCATGATGAAAATGGCACTGGGTCGCCGCAGTTTCGAGGTGGTCTCTGAAAAGGCAATCAAGCCAAAGCCAACAATCAGCGCTCCCAAGAGGGGTAAAACGGGAATCAGCCAAGCGTATTGATACAGGGGTTCCATGCGTGCCACCTAACTTTCCATGAGAGCTGCCTGCCTAGAAAACCAAATAGGTATGAATCGCTAGTGTAGGCAAAACCCTCTACATTCTGCCATATCCCTTTTAGCAAGGGACGAGGGCTACCAGTGACAGAAAATTAAAAAACGGATTTTCTTTAGCTTTGCCGCCATTAAGAAGGCATGATTGGTGATGGAACAAGCCAGAAAGGTTCACCCGTCTAACGATATATTGATGCACTGATGAGGGAGATGGCGATGGAATTGCGTTTTGTAATGGGACGCTTATACCGAGTGGGGTCTGTCATGGGGGGGGCGATCGCCCTGATGTTCATCCCCCACACCACCCTTGCCCAAAATGCCCCTGATTCGCGCATGGTGCAGCGGGTCGAGAACGCCACATTTGTCCTTGGCGAGTTTACATTTAACAACAACAACCGCATTCCACCGAGGATTGTCCAGCGCGCTCAAGGGATTGCCATTATTCCCAATGTCGTTCAAGCGGGGTTTCTCTTTGGGGGCCGCCGTGGCGCTGGTATTCTGCTTGTGCGCAATGAAAATAACGAATGGAGTAAGCCCGCCTTTATCACAATGACCGGCGGGAGCTTTGGCCTGCAAATTGGTGCCCAATCCACGGATGTGGTGCTGGCCTTCATGGATAAATCCGTCGTCATGCGCAGCTTGGCGCAGTCCTTTCGTCTAGGGGGCAATGTCTCCGTTGCGGCAGGCCCTGTGGGTGGCGAAGTTGTCAGTCCTACGGATCCGAGTCCCCAAGTCTTTTCCTACACGCGCAGTGCAGGTCTTTTTGCTGGTGTTGCCCTTGAGGGCGCCAATATTAGTTTTGACCGTAGTGCTAGTACCCGCTTCTATGGCCGGCCTAACCTGACGCCAATGCAAATTTTCGAGAACTCGCCCCCCCTCCCTTCCCCTCCCGTCCTCAATGGTCTCTACAATGCCCTTGCCCGTGCAGCGCGCTAATCCCTTCTCAAGACAGTGATAAGATAGCAGTCAATAGTCCGCACTGTATAGAAGGAACACTATGGCACAGGGACAGGGTTTTGGCTTCGGTCTTGGCAAAATGAAGGAGCTGGCCGCAGCCATCCAGAAAGCACAACAAGTTCAAGAAGGCGCCAAGAAGCTGCAGGAAGACCTCGAAAAAATGGACATTGAGGGTCAAGCAGCAGGGGGTGCCGTCAAAGTGGTTATGAGTGGTACCCAAGAACCCCGCCGCGTCGAAATCAGCCCAGATCTCCTGAGTGAAGGGGCTGAAGTGCTCTCTGATTTGGTGACCGCCGCCATGCGCGATGCCTACCAAAAATCCACCGCCACTATGCGGGAACGGATGGAAGAGTTGACAGGTGGTTTGAACGTTCCGGGTCTCGGTTAATGCACTGCCCCGCCCACCATGGCACCCAAGCTACGGCTCCTGATTGTGGAAGATGATCCGATGATGCAACTGGGGCTAGGACAAGCTCTAGGGGAGCAGTTTGCTGTGGTGGGTTATGCCGAAGATGGCTATGGTGCCATTGATATGACACGGCAGTTGCAGCCGCAAGTGGTCATTATGGACATTGGCCTACCAAGGCTAGACGGGATTGCAGTAACCCAACGGCTGAAGCGAGAATTTCCTGACATTCATGTGGTGATGCTCACCTCCCACCAATCGGCTCTTGAGGCCGTTGCCGCCCTTTCTAGTGGTGCTGATGCCTACTGTATCAAGGGAGAAACCGTTGAGCGATTACTGATGGCGATCGCTGCTGCCCAAGAGGGAGCCACCTATCTTGATCCCCAGATTGCCCGCCATGTGATCCAGCACCTGCATCCGCCCCAACCGACAATGGACTATCACCTTTCGCAGCGGGAACTGGATGTCCTGAAGCTGATGGTGGAAGGCTATAGTAACCCTGAAATTGCCAGTAAGCTGTTTCTCAGTCCAAATACTATCAAGACCCATGTGCGGGGTATTTTGAACAAGTTGGCGGTGGATGACCGTGTGCAGGCGGCGGTTGTTGCACTTCGTAACGGTTTAGTCTAGGCCTTCCCCAAGACTCAAGAACACTTGTTATCGTGAAGGGGAACCGTCGGTGTGTTGAGCCTGTGTCCCATGGCATCCTATAGCAATGAGGCAACGGTTTTAGCCTCGGATCAAGAATCATCCTGGATGCTGAAGCGGGAAAAAGCCATTGGTCAAGCGGAAGGCATTATTGACCGGCTCTACGGCATTTATGGTGAGATCTTTGACGTGAATGTGGCGGGGCACTGGCTGATCATTAGCTTGTTTATTGCCCTCATGTTTGCCATGATTGTCGGCATTCAGATCTATTTCGACACCCTCCACTAGGGGCGTAACTGGTGAATTCTCTGATCCCACTAGGACAAACCCAACTTCAAGAGTACGTCACCGCCTTGGCGTGGGGCGATCGCCATCTGTTGGCCGCTTCCGCCGCAGGAGAGGTCTATCACATTGATCCAGAGGTGGGTGAGCAACTCATCTTGCAAACGGCGACCGATCAAAGCTTAACGATCCTCGCGGTGGCGAGCGATCGCCAGTGGTGGGCAGCGGCGGGAGAGCAGGGACGGGTACTCATTGGTTCCTTAGCTCACCCTGAGAATCTTCAGGTGCTCCACTACGGTTCCCACTGGATTGATCAACTGGCTTGGCATCCCACATTGCCTTGGGTTGCCTTTAGTCTTGGTCACTACGTCCAGATTTGGGATGCGGCTCAAGCCGATGTCATTACCACCCTTGATTTTGCAGCCTCGTCAGTTTTGGCTTTGGCTTGGCAACCTACGGGTGATGCTTTGGCCGTTGCCGGTTATGGCGGTGTACGGGTGTGGTCGGCTAAAGATTGGGATGCCGATCCCCAAGAATTGGGGTTTATGTCTGCGACAGTGGGCGTAGCCTGGTCCGCCACAGGGGAATATTTCGCGGCCAGCAACATGGATCACACCCTTTTTGTCTGGCGTTGGGGCGATCAGTATCCGTGGCAAATGCAGGGCTTTCCCGGTAAAGTGCGGCATCTTCACTGGTTGGAAACCGCCAACCAAGCCCCCCAGCTCCTGAGTAGTTCCCAAGAGGGGATTATCCTCTGGTGCCTCAGCGAGGACGAAAGCGGCTGGCAACCCCAAGTGCTGGATCTGCACCGTGGCACTGTGCGCGCCCTCTCTATTCATCCCCAAGGTCAAGGCTTCGTGTCCAGTGGCGATGAGGGATGGCTGTGTTATTGGCAGCAAACTCAACCGCAGGAGTTACTGCAAGGTGCCCAAGAATACTTCACAACTCTTGCTTGGCACCCCAAGGGATCGTATTTAGCCGCTGGGGGCACCCAAGGGGAACTCTGGGTTTGGCAAGCCGGTTAGGGAGAACCCGTGTGGTAGGATGTTGCTGCGGGTTTAAGCTAGAGTGCCGATGAAACTCATTGATCGCTATGGCCGTCTTTTTGGCAAGCTGAGTCTTCTAGACCTTGGGGCAGGGCTTGTTCTCCTGTGCGTTTTGGCGGGCTTGTTCCTCCTGCCGGGGCGATCGGGCACCTCGTTGGCACAAATGACCGCTGCCCAACCCATTGAAGTAGATGTTCTCGTTCTGGGTCTGAGTACTCCCACTCCCCAAGACCTGATTCCCAAGGGCAGTACCGCCAACTTTATTATTCGCAACCAGCCCTACGGCCAAATCACTGTGAAAAATGTCCAGGTTCTGCCGCGCACAGTTACTGTTTCTCAGCCCGATGGGTCGGTTAAAGCGCTGCCAGATCCCCGCCCAGAGATGGCCTATAGTAGCAACCTGCTCTTGACCCTCGAAGGCCGAGGCCAAATCACTAACAAGGGGCCTGTGCTGGGGAATACTGGCATCAAAGTAGGGACGCCCGTAGAATTAGAGGGCAAAGAGTATAATTTCCGTGCCTCGGTGATTGCCGTTAGGCCGTTGTAGGACAGTAGGCAATGCAGTCAATTTCAACTTTGACTCCCTTCGGCAGGCGCGATACTTCCACACAGGCACGGGCAGGTGCTGTCTCGGCATCCATGTACTGAGCATAGATTTCATTCATGGCGGCGAAGTCATTGAGGTCTGCAAGATACACGGTTGTTTTCACCACCTGTGACCAATCGCTACCGGCGGCCTTGAGGACAGCACTGAGATTATCCATCACTTGGCGGGTCTGCTCCTTGACATCTTCGCCACCAACAATCTCACCCGTTTTTGGATCAAGGGCAATTTGCCCTGCGAGAAAGACCCATTCCCCATGGCGCACGGCTTGGCTATAGGGGCCGACCGGCCTAGGCGCATCAGTGGTACAAATAATCACTTTTGTCATAAAACTTAAAACAATTTACATATCGGGGGCGATCGCCCCAAAAGCCGATTCTACAGGGAATTGAGCCACGGCCACCTGTATTAAATCAATGGATATGATAGCGCATATATTATGCATTTATACCCCCACAATCATGTCAAGAATTCAAGCATCTTAAATAATGTTAATTATCGGCAAAGTCTGTACTCCCCTTCTATAATGCTGAATTGAGCATTCGCCTCCTGAACGGGCTTTATCGTTCCATTCTGGGTCTTTAGATTCACGATTCTTCACAATCATTGATCTAAAGATCTTTCTATATTGCCGAGGTGAATGCCCTCGTTCCTTCCTTGCCTAAGAGAGAGGAGAGACTCGATGACCATCAGTCCACCGGAGCGAGAGCCAAAGGTCAAAGTCGTGGTTGATAATGACCCGGTGCCCACCTCCTTTGAAAAATGGGCAAAACCCGGGCATTTTGACCGCACCTTGGCCAGAGGCCCCCAAACCACCACATGGATTTGGAACCTCCACGCTCTTGCCCACGATTTCGATACACACACGAGCGACCTTGAAGATATTTCCCGCAAGATCTTCAGTGCACACTTCGGCCATCTGGCTGTAGTGTTCATCTGGCTGAGTGGGATGTACTTCCACGGTGCAAAATTCTCAAACTATGAGGCTTGGCTGGCCGATCCCACCGGTATCAAGCCCAGTGCTCAAGTGGTCTGGCCCATTGTGGGTCAAGGCATTCTCAATGGTGATGTCGGCGGTGGTTTCCACGGCATCCAAATCACCTCGGGGCTATTCCAACTGTGGCGTGCCTCTGGGATCACCAATGAGTTCCAGCTTTACTGCACCGCAATCGGTGGCTTGGTCATGGCTGGCTTAATGCTCTTTGCAGGCTGGTTCCACTATCACAAGCGCGCTCCTAAGCTGGAATGGTTCCAAAGCGTGGAATCCATGCTCAACCACCACCTCGCCGGCTTGCTTGGCTTGGGGTCTTTGGCTTGGGCAGGTCACCAGATCCACGTCTCGCTACCCATCAACAAACTCTTGGATGCAGGGGTTGCTGCTAAGGATATTCCCTTGCCCCACGAGTTTATCCTTAACCCCAGCTTGATGGCCGACCTATATCCCAAAGTGGATTGGGGTTTCTTGAGTGGCGTCATTCCCTTCTTCACCTTTAATTGGGCTGCCTACTCGGATTTCCTGACCTTTAACGGCGGCTTGAACCCTGTTACCGGTGGCCTGTGGCTGTCGGATACGGCTCACCATCACGTGGCGATCGCCGTCCTCTTCATCGTTGCCGGTCACATGTACCGCACCAACTGGGGAATCGGCCACAGCCTCAAAGAGATTCTTGAAGCCCACAAAGGCCCCTTCACCGGTGCCGGCCACAAAGGTCTGTACGAAGTGCTGACCACCTCTTGGCATGCCCAACTGGCGATCAACCTAGCCATGATGGGTTCGCTGAGCATTATTGTGGCGCAGCACATGTATGCAATGCCCCCCTATCCTTACTTGGCTACCGACTATCCCACCCAACTGTCGCTGTTTACCCACCACATGTGGATTGGCGGTTTCCTGATTGTGGGTGGTGCTGCCCACGGTGCCATCTTCATGGTGCGTGATTACGATCCGGCCATGAATCAAAACAACGTTCTGGATCGGGTACTGCGCCATCGCGATGCCATCATTTCTCACCTGAACTGGGTGTGCATCTTCTTGGGCTTCCACAGCTTCGGCCTGTACGTCCACAACGACACGATGCGCGCCTTTGGTCGTCCCCAAGATATGTTCTCGGATACGGGGATTCAACTTCAGCCCGTGTTTGCCCAATGGGTACAACACCTGCACACCCTAGCCCCCGGTGGCACTGCTCCCAATGCAGCAGCGACCGCTAGTGTTGCCTTTGGTGGTGATGTGGTTGCAGTCGGTGGCAAAGTCGCCATGATGCCCATTGTTCTGGGAACGGCCGACTTCATGGTGCACCATATTCACGCTTTCACGATCCACGTGACAGTGCTGATTCTGCTGAAGGGCGTCCTCTTTGCCCGCAGCTCTCGCCTCATTCCCGATAAAGCCAACTTGGGCTTCCGCTTCCCCTGCGATGGTCCCGGTCGTGGCGGTACCTGCCAAGTCTCCGGTTGGGATCACGTCTTCTTGGGTCTGTTCTGGATGTACAACTGCATCTCTGTTGTAATTTTCCACTTCAGTTGGAAGATGCAGTCGGATGTCTGGGGTACTGTTGCTCCCGATGGCACGGTATCTCACATCACGGGCGGTAACTTTGCCCAAAGTGCCATCACCATCAATGGCTGGCTACGGGACTTCCTGTGGGCACAAGCTTCTCAGGTGATTGGCTCCTATGGTTCAGCCCTATCCGCCTATGGTTTGTTGTTCTTGGGTGCTCACTTCATTTGGGCCT includes:
- a CDS encoding response regulator transcription factor codes for the protein MAPKLRLLIVEDDPMMQLGLGQALGEQFAVVGYAEDGYGAIDMTRQLQPQVVIMDIGLPRLDGIAVTQRLKREFPDIHVVMLTSHQSALEAVAALSSGADAYCIKGETVERLLMAIAAAQEGATYLDPQIARHVIQHLHPPQPTMDYHLSQRELDVLKLMVEGYSNPEIASKLFLSPNTIKTHVRGILNKLAVDDRVQAAVVALRNGLV
- a CDS encoding DUF4330 domain-containing protein encodes the protein MKLIDRYGRLFGKLSLLDLGAGLVLLCVLAGLFLLPGRSGTSLAQMTAAQPIEVDVLVLGLSTPTPQDLIPKGSTANFIIRNQPYGQITVKNVQVLPRTVTVSQPDGSVKALPDPRPEMAYSSNLLLTLEGRGQITNKGPVLGNTGIKVGTPVELEGKEYNFRASVIAVRPL
- the ndhD1 gene encoding photosynthetic/respiratory NAD(P)H-quinone oxidoreductase subunit D1, with product MSTFPWLTTIILFPIVASLAIPFIPDPTGKGRPIRWYALTVGLIDFALIVYAFTNFYDLNTPGMQLWESYDWIPEIGLRWSVGADGLSMPLILLTGFITTLAILAAWPVTLKPRLFYFLMLAMYGGQIAVFAVQDMLVFFLAWELELIPVYLLLAIWGGHKRQYAATKFILYTAGSSLFILVAGLAMAFYGDTISFDMQTLAAKDYAIGFQLLVYAGFLVAYGVKLPIVPLHTWLPDAHGEATAPVHMLLAGILLKMGGYALIRMNVDMLPAAHAKFAPVLVILGVVNIIYAALTSYAQRNLKRKIAYSSISHMGFVLIGIASFTNLGMSGAVLQMVSHGLIGASLFFLVGATYDRTHTLILEEMGGVGQKMKKIFAMFTACSLASLALPGMSGFVAELMVFIGFATSDAYSLPFRVIVVFLAAVGVILTPIYLLSMLREIFYGPENKELVEHEALVDAEPREVFIIACLLVPIIGIGLYPKLLTQIYDATTGQVIARAREVVPTLAQQVDQPLGTLVAPSLNSPSK
- a CDS encoding YbaB/EbfC family nucleoid-associated protein, whose protein sequence is MAQGQGFGFGLGKMKELAAAIQKAQQVQEGAKKLQEDLEKMDIEGQAAGGAVKVVMSGTQEPRRVEISPDLLSEGAEVLSDLVTAAMRDAYQKSTATMRERMEELTGGLNVPGLG
- a CDS encoding RidA family protein is translated as MTKVIICTTDAPRPVGPYSQAVRHGEWVFLAGQIALDPKTGEIVGGEDVKEQTRQVMDNLSAVLKAAGSDWSQVVKTTVYLADLNDFAAMNEIYAQYMDAETAPARACVEVSRLPKGVKVEIDCIAYCPTTA
- a CDS encoding lipid-binding SYLF domain-containing protein translates to MELRFVMGRLYRVGSVMGGAIALMFIPHTTLAQNAPDSRMVQRVENATFVLGEFTFNNNNRIPPRIVQRAQGIAIIPNVVQAGFLFGGRRGAGILLVRNENNEWSKPAFITMTGGSFGLQIGAQSTDVVLAFMDKSVVMRSLAQSFRLGGNVSVAAGPVGGEVVSPTDPSPQVFSYTRSAGLFAGVALEGANISFDRSASTRFYGRPNLTPMQIFENSPPLPSPPVLNGLYNALARAAR
- the psaA gene encoding photosystem I core protein PsaA, whose translation is MPTSFEKWAKPGHFDRTLARGPQTTTWIWNLHALAHDFDTHTSDLEDISRKIFSAHFGHLAVVFIWLSGMYFHGAKFSNYEAWLADPTGIKPSAQVVWPIVGQGILNGDVGGGFHGIQITSGLFQLWRASGITNEFQLYCTAIGGLVMAGLMLFAGWFHYHKRAPKLEWFQSVESMLNHHLAGLLGLGSLAWAGHQIHVSLPINKLLDAGVAAKDIPLPHEFILNPSLMADLYPKVDWGFLSGVIPFFTFNWAAYSDFLTFNGGLNPVTGGLWLSDTAHHHVAIAVLFIVAGHMYRTNWGIGHSLKEILEAHKGPFTGAGHKGLYEVLTTSWHAQLAINLAMMGSLSIIVAQHMYAMPPYPYLATDYPTQLSLFTHHMWIGGFLIVGGAAHGAIFMVRDYDPAMNQNNVLDRVLRHRDAIISHLNWVCIFLGFHSFGLYVHNDTMRAFGRPQDMFSDTGIQLQPVFAQWVQHLHTLAPGGTAPNAAATASVAFGGDVVAVGGKVAMMPIVLGTADFMVHHIHAFTIHVTVLILLKGVLFARSSRLIPDKANLGFRFPCDGPGRGGTCQVSGWDHVFLGLFWMYNCISVVIFHFSWKMQSDVWGTVAPDGTVSHITGGNFAQSAITINGWLRDFLWAQASQVIGSYGSALSAYGLLFLGAHFIWAFSLMFLFSGRGYWQELIESIVWAHNKLKVAPAIQPRALSIIQGRAVGVAHYLLGGIATTWAFFLARIISVG
- a CDS encoding WD40 repeat domain-containing protein, which produces MNSLIPLGQTQLQEYVTALAWGDRHLLAASAAGEVYHIDPEVGEQLILQTATDQSLTILAVASDRQWWAAAGEQGRVLIGSLAHPENLQVLHYGSHWIDQLAWHPTLPWVAFSLGHYVQIWDAAQADVITTLDFAASSVLALAWQPTGDALAVAGYGGVRVWSAKDWDADPQELGFMSATVGVAWSATGEYFAASNMDHTLFVWRWGDQYPWQMQGFPGKVRHLHWLETANQAPQLLSSSQEGIILWCLSEDESGWQPQVLDLHRGTVRALSIHPQGQGFVSSGDEGWLCYWQQTQPQELLQGAQEYFTTLAWHPKGSYLAAGGTQGELWVWQAG
- a CDS encoding NAD(P)H-quinone oxidoreductase subunit 5; the protein is MEPLYQYAWLIPVLPLLGALIVGFGLIAFSETTSKLRRPSAIFIMALMAIAMVHSLSLFWSQVQGHAPYTQMIEWAAAGNLHIAMGYVIDPLAALMLVIVTTVAFLVMLYSDGYMAHDAGYVRFFAYLSLFGSSMLGLVVSPNLVQVYIFWELVGMCSYLLIGFWYDRKSAAEAAQKAFVTNRVGDFGLLLGMVGLFWATGSFDFGGMGDRLTELVNTGLLSPSLAAILAILVFLGPVAKSAQFPLHVWLPDAMEGPTPISALIHAATMVAAGVFLIARMFPVFEQLPQVMTIIAWTGAFTAFMGATIAITQNDIKKSLAYSTISQLGYMVMGMGVGAYSAGLFHLMTHAYFKAMLFLGSGSVIHGMEGVVGHNPDLAQDMRYMGGLRKYMPITGATFLVGCLAISGVPPFAGFWSKDEILGAVFHANPAMWLLTWLTAGLTAFYMFRMYFMTFEGKFRNVPPELQEHYDHNAHHDQQTAEPHESPWTMTLPLVVLAIPSTLIGFVGTPFNNLFAAFIHAPGEEMVADHAVDLTEFLILGGSSVGIGLIGITLASLMYLKGTPSPQAIAKAIQPLYQFSLHKWYFDELYEAVFIKGCRRLARQVLEVDYNVVDGVVNLTGFVTMVTGEGLKYFQNGRAQFYALIVLLAVLGFVIFSVQA
- a CDS encoding alpha/beta hydrolase yields the protein MSWLRDWVLGEWSWLRLGRSALLIYLIIAVYLYFGADALIFHPPRPTYSLSEEIRLIPVGQGDRLAVRYVANPDAHFTLLFSHGNGEDLGMVEPFLQTLRQWGFSVLAYDYRGYGLSSGRPSERHAYADALAAYTYLTEELRVPPERVILYGRSLGGGVATELATQVAIAGLVLESTFTSIFRVVVPFPLFPFDRFINRDKLPQVKVPLLILHGTADSIVPFRHGQYLFAIAREPKFSLWVEGADHNDFVEVAADRLRIALEEFAAFLKAQSA